Below is a window of Paenibacillus bovis DNA.
CCCGTTTCAAGAACTTCTTTAAAGGAGTCCTGTTTTTCCCCTATATGCTGAACGGAGTAGCAATCGGTTTTATTTTTCTGTTTTTCTTCCGTCCAGACGGCACGCTGGATACGCTGTTGAATGCACTTGGACTCGGTCATTACATACAGCTATGGCTGGGCAATCCGAATATTATTAACTACTCGCTCGCCGGTGCTTCCGTATGGCGGTATATGGGCTTCAACTTTATTATTTTCCTCGGTGCGATCTCGTCGATTGACCGTGATGTGTATGAAGCAGCCGATATTGATGGTGCCAACCGCTGGCATCAATTCCGGCATATTATTTTGCCGAGTATTGGCAAGATCGTACAGCTGAATATTATTCTCGCTGTAAGTGGAGCTATCAGTGCTTTTGATATTCCTTATATTATGGTGGGTGGCTCGAACGGTAGTGAGACCTTTGTTATTCAGACAATTGATTTGGCCTTTAAATACAGCAAGCTGGGGCTGGCATCCGCTATGGCGGTTATCCTGCTATTTATTGTTGTGATCGTTACTGCTGCACAGCGTATGCTGGTGAAGGAGGAGAAATAAGCTGTGTATAGACTCAAATATTCGGCCATGTCCACATTCAAATACGCCACTCTGATCATTGGTGCAATCATTGCACTGCTGCCGATCCTGGTTGTCTTTTTTGCATCATTCAAAACCAAGCAAGAATACGCTTCTACCAGTCCGCTGCTGCCTCCGGACAACTGGCTGAACTTTGCCAATTACACCAAAGCTTTTGTAGATGGCAAAATGCTGCTCGGTTTTGCCAATACGACCTTTATCCTGGTGATCTCGATTGTCGGCGCCACGCTAACCGGTTCGATGATCGCTTTTGTACTCAATCGATTCCAGTTTAGAGGCAGCAAGCTAATCATGGGTGCTTTCCTGCTGGCGACGCTTATTCCGAGTGTAACGACCCAGGTAGCTACCTTCCAGATCGTTAATGCGCTTGATCTGGTCAATACACACTGGGCTGCCATTATCCTGTATCTCGGTACGGATATTATCGCCGTGTACATTTTCCTGCAGTTTCTGGAATCGATCGCTCCGGCGCTGGATGAATCGGCGATGCTGGATGGAGCCTCATACTTTACGATTTACTGGAAAATTATTTTGCCGCTGC
It encodes the following:
- a CDS encoding carbohydrate ABC transporter permease; amino-acid sequence: MSTFKYATLIIGAIIALLPILVVFFASFKTKQEYASTSPLLPPDNWLNFANYTKAFVDGKMLLGFANTTFILVISIVGATLTGSMIAFVLNRFQFRGSKLIMGAFLLATLIPSVTTQVATFQIVNALDLVNTHWAAIILYLGTDIIAVYIFLQFLESIAPALDESAMLDGASYFTIYWKIILPLLKPAIVTVIIVKGINIYNDFYIPFLYMPKSGLQVISTALFKFKGPYGSQWEVICAGIMIAIIPTLIIFLILQKYIYNGFTNGSVK
- a CDS encoding carbohydrate ABC transporter permease; this encodes MFKLSNYNYSTQRKIIIAAFSAIPMILLITFSYLPVFNMFKYSFTDWNGYSKHMDYVGFANYKRIFSEPEYFAVFKVSLYYFFATFVQMGLALYFATILSFSTRFKNFFKGVLFFPYMLNGVAIGFIFLFFFRPDGTLDTLLNALGLGHYIQLWLGNPNIINYSLAGASVWRYMGFNFIIFLGAISSIDRDVYEAADIDGANRWHQFRHIILPSIGKIVQLNIILAVSGAISAFDIPYIMVGGSNGSETFVIQTIDLAFKYSKLGLASAMAVILLFIVVIVTAAQRMLVKEEK